In Choloepus didactylus isolate mChoDid1 chromosome 6, mChoDid1.pri, whole genome shotgun sequence, one DNA window encodes the following:
- the LOC119538604 gene encoding histone H4 transcription factor isoform X1, whose product MPPPGKVPRKENLGLQCEWGSCSFVCSAMEEFCEHVTQHLQQHLHSSEEEEEEEEDPLEEFSCLWQECGFCSPDNSADLIRHVYFHCYHTKLKQWGLQALQSRADLSPCILDFQSRNVIPDIPDHFLCLWEHCESSFDNPEWFYRHVEAHSLCCEYQAVGKVVQCGWKGCTCTFKDRCKLREHLRSHTQEKVVACPTCGGMFANNTKFLDHIRRQTSLDQQRFQCSHCSKRFATERLLRDHMRNHVNHYKCPLCDMTCPVPSSLRNHMRFRHSEDRPFKCDYCDYSCKNLIDLRKHLDTHSKEPAYRCEFENCSFSARSLCSVKSHHRKVHEGDAEPRYKCHVCDKCFTRGNNLTVHLRKKHQFKWPSGHPRFRYKEHEDGYMRLQLVRYESVELTQQLLQQLQGGPGLEASLHESSLQGIILETVPGEPDEMAEEEQEGGGGGEGTSPSAPQDTPSPVVHLMNQTSAQGEREVVYYVLSEAPGEPPPAPEPPSGGIMEKLPGTAEEPQTQMV is encoded by the exons ATGCCACCCCCAGGGAAAGTTCCCCGAAAGGAGAACCTGGGGCTGCAGTGTGAGTGGGGTTCCTGCTCCTTCGTGTGCTCGGCCATGGAGGAGTTCTGTGAGCATGTCACGCAGCACCTGCAGCAGCATCTGCACAGctcggaggaggaggaggaggaggaggaagatccCCTGG AAGAATTCTCCTGCTTGTGGCAAGAATGTGGCTTTTGTTCTCCAGACAATTCTGCTGACCTCATCCGCCACGTCTACTTCCACTGCTACCACACCAAGCTGAAACAGTGGGGGCTGCAGGCCTTGCAAAGTCGGGCAGACCTCAGCCCCTGCATCTTGGACTTCCAGAGCCGGAATGTCATCCCTGACATCCCTGACCACTTCCTGTGTCTGTGGGAGCACTGCGAG AGCTCCTTCGACAATCCTGAGTGGTTCTACCGGCACGTGGAAGCGCACAGCCTGTGCTGTGAATACCAGGCAGTTGGCAAAGTGGTGCAGTGTGGCTGGAAAG GCTGTACCTGCACCTTCAAGGACCGCTGTAAGCTTCGAGAGCACCTCCGCAGCCATACCCAGGAGAAAGTGGTGGCTTGTCCCACCTGCGGGGGCATGTTCGCCAACAACACCAAGTTCTTAGATCACATCCGTCGCCAGACCTCACTGGATC AACAACGCTTTCAGTGCTCTCACTGTTCCAAGAGGTTTGCCACTGAGCGACTGTTGCGGGACCACATGCGGAATCACG TGAATCACTATAAGTGCCCTCTGTGCGACATGACCTGCCCTGTGCCTTCCTCTCTTCGCAACCACATGCGCTTTCGTCACAGTGAGGACCGGCCCTTTAAATGTGACTATTGTGACTACAG CTGCAAAAACCTGATCGACCTCCGGAAGCACCTAGATACCCACAGCAAGGAGCCAGCCTACAGGTGTGAGTTTGAGAACTGCAGCTTCAGTGCCCGCTCCCTCTGCTCAGTCAAGTCCCATCACCGCAAAGTACATGAA GGAGACGCAGAGCCAAGATACAAATGTCATGTATGTGACAAATGCTTCACACGGGGCAACAACCTCACCGTGCACCTTCGCAAGAAGCACCAATTCAAGTGGCCCTCAGGGCACCCCCGTTTTCG GTACAAAGAGCATGAAGATGGCTACATGCGGCTACAGCTGGTTCGCTATGAGAGTGTAGAGCTGACACAGCAACTCCTGCAGCAGCTACAGGGGGGACCAGGCCTGGAGGCATCCCTGCACGAGAGCAGCCTGCAGGGCATCATTCTAGAAACAGTGCCAGGGGAGCCTGATGAAATGGCTGAAGAAGAACAAGAGGGCggtgggggtggtgaggggaCATCCCCCTCAGCCCCTCAGGATACCCCCAGCCCTGTTGTCCACCTGATGAATCAGACCAGTGCCCAAGGCGAACGAGAGGTTGTCTATTATGTGCTGTCTGAAGCCCCAGGAGAGCCCCCCCCTGCCCCTGAGCCACCTTCAGGGGGCATCATGGAAAAGCTCCCGGGGACAGCAGAGGAGCCTCAGACCCAGATGGTGTGA
- the LOC119538604 gene encoding histone H4 transcription factor isoform X2 gives MFANNTKFLDHIRRQTSLDQQRFQCSHCSKRFATERLLRDHMRNHVNHYKCPLCDMTCPVPSSLRNHMRFRHSEDRPFKCDYCDYSCKNLIDLRKHLDTHSKEPAYRCEFENCSFSARSLCSVKSHHRKVHEGDAEPRYKCHVCDKCFTRGNNLTVHLRKKHQFKWPSGHPRFRYKEHEDGYMRLQLVRYESVELTQQLLQQLQGGPGLEASLHESSLQGIILETVPGEPDEMAEEEQEGGGGGEGTSPSAPQDTPSPVVHLMNQTSAQGEREVVYYVLSEAPGEPPPAPEPPSGGIMEKLPGTAEEPQTQMV, from the exons ATGTTCGCCAACAACACCAAGTTCTTAGATCACATCCGTCGCCAGACCTCACTGGATC AACAACGCTTTCAGTGCTCTCACTGTTCCAAGAGGTTTGCCACTGAGCGACTGTTGCGGGACCACATGCGGAATCACG TGAATCACTATAAGTGCCCTCTGTGCGACATGACCTGCCCTGTGCCTTCCTCTCTTCGCAACCACATGCGCTTTCGTCACAGTGAGGACCGGCCCTTTAAATGTGACTATTGTGACTACAG CTGCAAAAACCTGATCGACCTCCGGAAGCACCTAGATACCCACAGCAAGGAGCCAGCCTACAGGTGTGAGTTTGAGAACTGCAGCTTCAGTGCCCGCTCCCTCTGCTCAGTCAAGTCCCATCACCGCAAAGTACATGAA GGAGACGCAGAGCCAAGATACAAATGTCATGTATGTGACAAATGCTTCACACGGGGCAACAACCTCACCGTGCACCTTCGCAAGAAGCACCAATTCAAGTGGCCCTCAGGGCACCCCCGTTTTCG GTACAAAGAGCATGAAGATGGCTACATGCGGCTACAGCTGGTTCGCTATGAGAGTGTAGAGCTGACACAGCAACTCCTGCAGCAGCTACAGGGGGGACCAGGCCTGGAGGCATCCCTGCACGAGAGCAGCCTGCAGGGCATCATTCTAGAAACAGTGCCAGGGGAGCCTGATGAAATGGCTGAAGAAGAACAAGAGGGCggtgggggtggtgaggggaCATCCCCCTCAGCCCCTCAGGATACCCCCAGCCCTGTTGTCCACCTGATGAATCAGACCAGTGCCCAAGGCGAACGAGAGGTTGTCTATTATGTGCTGTCTGAAGCCCCAGGAGAGCCCCCCCCTGCCCCTGAGCCACCTTCAGGGGGCATCATGGAAAAGCTCCCGGGGACAGCAGAGGAGCCTCAGACCCAGATGGTGTGA